Within Candidatus Rokuibacteriota bacterium, the genomic segment CGCCGGCCGCCGGGAGCCCCCAGAGAGCCTCATAGGCCCGCGCGCTTCGCTGCAGGGCAGGGGGACGTCGCCTGGAACGACCACGAGCAGATCGTGATCGTTCTCCGGCCCGGCTGTGCCTCGCGCGCGCGAGCCGAAGAGATAGATGCGTTCGGGTCGGTAGGTCTCGACGAGGCGGCGCGTGATCTCGACGGGCGTCGGGTCCTCGACCGGTACGGTGAACTGGCTTCCGGGCTGCGCGCGATCGGTCGTCATCGCGGGCTCATTCTAGCAGCCTTGGCCCGCACGGATCCGGTGCCGAAATAGTGCCACTTGCCGGTGTCATTCGGTGCCTACAGCAATCGCTCTGCCAACTTTGCCATTGGCGGATAAGCGCGCGTCAGAGTTGCTCAATGTCACTCTCGCTCGCTCCGCATCGGAATGGCCCGGCCTCACTCTCAAGGCTGAAACACGGGTTCGAATCCCGTTGGGGCCACCAGTCGGATTTCGTTGATGTTTTATGGCTGCATGTTCGAGTCGCGTCGCCGACGGGATTCAAACACGGAGCCGCTGTCCTCGGTCTTATCCTCGCTATCGGCTCAAGACGTCGAGCGCCTTCGCCTCGTAGAACTCCACGGCCAGCTTGAGCGCGGCCGGCCGGATCTGCGCGTAGAGCTGCGTGGTCTCGATGCGCGTGTGCCCCAGCAGGCCGCGCACCTGCTCGAGATCGCCGTGCTGCTCGTAGACCTCCATCGCCACGCCGTGGCGGAGGTCGTGGGGCTTCAACATCGGGTAGCCGATGAGGCGTCCGTAGGTCTTGCAAAGTCGCCAAATGTTCTTGCCTTCCATCGGGCGGCGCACGGTGCCCTGGCGCCGCTGGCCGAAGGTCGACCAGAAGAGCGGCGCGTCGGGGGTGATGTCGTCACTTTCGGTCGGTAGGTACTCCGAGACGTAACGGTCGAGGTACTGCATCACGACGCTGGGGAGCGGGATGTCGCGGGTCTTACCACCCTTCACGAGCACGTTGCGGAGGCCCCACTGCGGATCCAAGTTGCAGACTTTGAGCGTGGCCACCGACTCCCGCCGCATGCCCGAGTAGCGAAGGATCAGGAAGATCGCCAGGTCGCGCGGACGCTGGCGCTGCTGGGCAGCCTTGACGAGCGCGTCCATGATCGCCGCGCCCGGGACCTGGCGCGGCGCCTCGCGGCGATGCGGCGGCCGGTCGAGGCGGGCCACCGGATTGGCATCGAGGTGACCGCGCTTCACCAGGAATGCGCACAAGCTCGAGAGCGTGGACTGACGCACGCGTATGGTGCCAAGGGCCAGGTCCGCGGCCGCCATGCTATCCATCGACGCCTGAATGGTGGCCGCGTCGAGATCGCCGACGCATGCCGGCCGGCCACGGCGACCAGCGACGAACGCGAGGTACTGAGCGGGATTCCATCGGTAGGTCTTCACGCCTCCTTCCGCCTTGCCGCGCTGTTTGCGTTGGAAAAAGCAGAACTGCTCCACCAAGTCGATGAGCGGTTGGGCCATGCTCCCGGTCCTCCGGCCCGAGCCACGGCCACGTTTTCGCCGGGGGCCAGTCTCGGGTGGGACCAGCCAGCCGTCAAGAGCTGTCTTGGTCGGGGCTGGCCGAGCGAGGGCCTCGGGGTTCGGAGCAGGGAGCTCCAGCTGGGCCCAAAGGCCTGGGACTGATCGGTGGCTGTGAGGAATCCGGCGAGATGGCATGGTGAGTGCCTGATTCGTCTTGGGGCAAGGAACTTGCCGGAAGTAGATACCCCCTTCCCCCACCGGCCGTGACAGCCGCTGGTGCGAACGATCTCGCCGACGCCATGCGCCGCCTCGGCGAGCCGATCGAGGCCACGGCCGACGTGACGCCGGGCGATGCGGGTCAGCGATTCTCGATGCATGCCTTCGGCGCCGTGTTCGTGGAAGTCGCAGTCGATCCGGATCTCGGCGAGACGCGCGTGCGCCGTATCGTCGGCGCGTACGGCGCGGGCCGCATCGTGGATCCG encodes:
- a CDS encoding tyrosine-type recombinase/integrase yields the protein MAQPLIDLVEQFCFFQRKQRGKAEGGVKTYRWNPAQYLAFVAGRRGRPACVGDLDAATIQASMDSMAAADLALGTIRVRQSTLSSLCAFLVKRGHLDANPVARLDRPPHRREAPRQVPGAAIMDALVKAAQQRQRPRDLAIFLILRYSGMRRESVATLKVCNLDPQWGLRNVLVKGGKTRDIPLPSVVMQYLDRYVSEYLPTESDDITPDAPLFWSTFGQRRQGTVRRPMEGKNIWRLCKTYGRLIGYPMLKPHDLRHGVAMEVYEQHGDLEQVRGLLGHTRIETTQLYAQIRPAALKLAVEFYEAKALDVLSR